A genome region from Mycobacterium florentinum includes the following:
- the eccE gene encoding type VII secretion protein EccE, producing the protein MSLIPIPGSARITLAALAIVPAALAYPWHTTRDYWLLGIAAVAVIVLFGWWRGLHFTTILGRRLAIMSRRSNQTDESDIQSAVAAATTALVRIGPSSADGAVLPLELIARYLDRYGIRADKVRITSRDNASDASRRETWIGITVSAADNLPALQARSSRIPLYETAEVAARRLADHLREIGWEANPVAPDDVPRWVTANARESWRAVQRGTSDFVAAYQIVVDAGLPATLEAIRSHGARETCTALEIAGARSGDQNTVAAACAFQTDAMPEGAPPVDGLIPQRGNQAPALAALDLLSTQRLDGHTAPPAGLLGGLDWPTPITGAHRAARTEAASPA; encoded by the coding sequence GTGAGCTTGATCCCGATTCCGGGGAGCGCCCGAATCACGTTGGCGGCACTGGCGATAGTGCCCGCGGCGCTGGCCTACCCCTGGCACACGACGCGCGACTACTGGCTGCTCGGCATTGCCGCCGTAGCGGTGATCGTGTTGTTCGGTTGGTGGCGTGGACTGCACTTCACCACGATTCTGGGGCGCCGGCTGGCCATCATGAGCCGTCGTTCCAACCAGACCGACGAGTCCGACATCCAATCCGCCGTTGCGGCAGCGACAACCGCGCTGGTGCGGATCGGCCCGTCCAGCGCCGACGGCGCGGTGCTTCCCCTGGAGCTGATCGCCCGGTACTTGGACCGCTACGGCATCCGCGCTGACAAGGTCCGTATCACCAGCCGCGACAACGCATCCGACGCCTCGCGACGCGAGACGTGGATCGGCATCACGGTGTCGGCCGCCGACAACCTGCCGGCACTGCAGGCCCGTTCGTCGCGCATCCCGCTGTACGAGACCGCCGAGGTTGCCGCCCGGCGACTTGCCGACCACCTGCGCGAGATCGGTTGGGAGGCCAACCCTGTCGCGCCGGATGACGTGCCACGGTGGGTGACGGCCAACGCCCGCGAGAGCTGGCGTGCGGTGCAGCGCGGCACCTCGGATTTCGTTGCCGCATACCAGATCGTGGTCGATGCGGGCTTGCCCGCGACGTTGGAGGCCATCCGGTCGCATGGGGCTCGCGAGACGTGCACCGCGCTCGAGATCGCCGGCGCGCGCTCAGGTGACCAGAACACGGTCGCGGCCGCGTGCGCCTTCCAGACCGACGCGATGCCCGAAGGCGCGCCACCGGTGGACGGCCTGATCCCGCAGCGCGGCAACCAAGCGCCGGCGCTGGCGGCGCTGGACCTGTTGTCCACGCAGCGACTTGACGGCCACACCGCCCCGCCCGCCGGCCTGCTGGGCGGCCTCGACTGGCCGACGCCGATCACGGGCGCGCACCGCGCTGCGCGCACCGAGGCGGCTAGTCCAGCATAA
- the mycP gene encoding type VII secretion-associated serine protease mycosin — translation MIRAGFACLTAALVFSQAIVPWGCPQASAISQPVVDPGVQPPSGTAGPVQPMEQRGPCAASGVIGGSDPAAVSPSQAMLNLPAAWQFSRGEGQLVAVLDTGVRPGPRLPNVDPGGDFVETTDGLTDCDGHGTLVAGIVAGQPSAEDGFSGVAPAARVLAIRTASGKFSPRSPGGDPMVARVSLEVATLARAIVHAADLGARVIDISEVTCMAADRPVDQAALGAAIRFAAVDKDAVIVAAAGNTGSSGSFGGGMSCEANPLTDLSRPDDARNWAGVTSVSIPSYWQPYVLSAASLTAEGQPSKFTMSGPWVGIAAPGEKIVSVSNRDGGGLANGLPDEHQQLSALSGTSYAAGYVAGVAALVRSKYPTLSASEVMHRITATAHNGARAPSNLVGTGSVDPLAALTWELPASTGPAGTPVKPVAVPPAPAPKDNTPRTVAFAGTAALALIVAAVAAAAAITAARRRKETTS, via the coding sequence ATGATTCGTGCCGGATTCGCCTGCCTCACAGCGGCGTTGGTCTTCTCGCAGGCCATTGTGCCGTGGGGCTGTCCGCAGGCATCGGCGATCAGCCAGCCAGTGGTCGACCCGGGCGTGCAACCGCCTAGCGGGACTGCCGGACCGGTGCAGCCGATGGAGCAGCGCGGACCCTGCGCCGCCTCGGGCGTCATCGGCGGCAGCGATCCCGCCGCCGTGTCGCCCAGTCAGGCAATGCTGAATCTTCCCGCGGCATGGCAGTTTTCCCGCGGCGAGGGTCAGCTGGTGGCGGTGCTGGACACCGGTGTGCGGCCGGGGCCCCGGCTGCCCAATGTCGATCCCGGCGGCGATTTCGTGGAGACGACCGACGGCCTGACCGACTGCGACGGGCACGGCACACTGGTCGCCGGAATCGTCGCCGGCCAGCCGTCCGCCGAGGACGGCTTCTCGGGGGTCGCGCCCGCGGCCCGGGTGCTGGCGATCCGGACGGCGTCCGGCAAGTTCTCGCCGCGCTCACCGGGCGGCGATCCGATGGTGGCGCGGGTGTCTCTCGAGGTCGCGACGCTGGCCCGGGCGATCGTGCACGCGGCCGACCTCGGCGCCCGGGTGATCGACATCTCGGAGGTCACCTGCATGGCCGCCGATCGGCCTGTCGACCAGGCCGCGCTCGGTGCGGCGATCCGCTTCGCGGCGGTGGACAAGGACGCGGTGATCGTGGCGGCCGCCGGAAACACCGGGTCTTCCGGATCGTTCGGCGGCGGAATGTCTTGCGAGGCCAACCCGCTCACCGATCTGAGCCGCCCCGACGACGCGCGCAACTGGGCCGGCGTCACTTCGGTCTCCATTCCGTCGTACTGGCAGCCGTACGTGCTGTCGGCGGCCTCCCTGACGGCGGAGGGCCAGCCGTCGAAATTCACCATGTCCGGGCCGTGGGTCGGTATCGCGGCCCCGGGCGAAAAGATCGTGTCGGTGAGCAATCGCGACGGCGGCGGCCTGGCCAACGGCCTGCCCGACGAGCATCAGCAGCTGAGCGCGCTCAGCGGCACCAGTTACGCGGCCGGCTACGTGGCGGGCGTCGCGGCGCTGGTCCGCAGCAAGTACCCCACCCTGTCCGCCTCCGAGGTGATGCACCGGATCACCGCGACCGCGCATAACGGCGCCCGGGCGCCGTCGAACCTCGTCGGCACCGGAAGTGTGGACCCGCTGGCGGCCCTGACCTGGGAACTGCCCGCGAGCACCGGGCCGGCCGGAACGCCGGTGAAGCCGGTCGCCGTGCCTCCGGCACCGGCGCCGAAAGACAACACCCCGCGGACCGTCGCGTTCGCCGGGACCGCCGCGCTGGCGTTGATTGTCGCGGCGGTTGCCGCCGCGGCCGCGATCACCGCCGCGCGCCGACGGAAGGAGACGACCTCGTGA